GTTTTAGAATGAACAAAGAATTAAGTTATCCTCCTGTTTTATTACTCTTACTTGTGGGATTAATGTTGGTTATAAGTGCTTGTGATACAGCGCTAAGTCCGAGAACAAAAGGATATCCTCGAATTTATTTCCCTGAAAAAGTGTATGATATCTTTGATTCAGCGCAGTGCGGTTATACTTTTTCAAAACCGACTTATGCCAAAATGCAGAAAGATCCTGCATATACCGACAACCAGCCTTGTTGGTACAATCTTAATTTTGTGCCTTTTAATGCAACCTTGCATATTAGTTATCATGAATATACTACACCTCAAGAGTATGATTCTTTGTATGAAGATACACATAAGTTGGTGTATAAACACATAATAAGAGCTGATGATATAGAAGAGATTGAAATTGGTTCTAAGAGTGATAGTATCAGCGGGATGATTTTTCAACTACGAGGGAACACTGCAACCAATATCAACTTTTTCCTCACTGACAATAGCCACCGATACTTTAGGGGAGCGTTATATTTTAATACTCAAACAGAGCCGGACTCAATTGCACCGGTATATCAATTTATTCAAGACGATATTTATCATATAATTTCAACCTTTAAATGGAAATGACCGAAAAGACAACAAATGATATATTGGTAAGGGTTGTTGCACAATACGAGCCTAATATGTCAGTTCCACATCAAAATGAATTTATTTTTTCGTATATGATCACGATTGAAAATAAATCACCATTCAGGGTGCAATTGCTTAGACGAAAGTGGAATATACTTGACTATATCACAGTCAATCCAATACAGAGATTGGTTGAAGGAGAAGGAGTGGTGGGAGAAACGCCCGTTTTAGAACCGGAAGACGTTTATACTTATACATCATTTTGTCGGTTAAACTCTACGAAAGGAGAAATGTCAGGAGTTTATACTTTCTTCAATTTTTCTGAATATGAGGAATTTGAAGTAGAAATTCCTTCATTTGTAATAATTACGCCTTGGGTACAGAATTAATCTGTCCTTGTTTTATCTGCCTGCAATGCAACTTATTTCAACTCTTGCCCCTGCGGGTAACGCTGCCACTTGTACTGTTTCTCTTGCAGGAAACATTCCGTCAAAATAGCCTGCATATACTTTGTTTACTTCCTGAAAAGTGCTCATGCTGGTAATGAAAATTGTTGTCTTAATGATTTCATTAAAACTGAGTCCGGCTTCTGTTAAAATGGCTTTTAGATTTTGCATAACTTGCTCTGTTTCTGCTATAATACTGTCTTGTACCATTTTGCCGGTTGCTGGATTTAAAGGAATTTGGCCGGAAACAAAAACTAACCCGTTCAATTCTCTAGCATGACTATAAGGTCCAATTGGAGCTGGTGCATTGGGTGATGTAATTACTTTGTGTGTCATAATATTCTTCTTGTTGAATTTTCTTGCTGTTTTAACGTTAATTTTGCCCACGTACTTTTACTAACCTGAATGAATATTGCAATCATAGGAACAGAAAAACTTTGTGAAGAACTAATTATCGTTATTTCGCAAGGCAATAATACTAGAATATTTGAAATTGATAAAATCCCTTCAAATGAAAGTTTTGATATATTAATTGACCTTGATTTTGATAAAGACACGCACAAGCATTGGCAATATTTAAACAAAGTTAATGCAAGTGTTTTTTTGTTGGGAGCAACCTTTATCCAACTCTCATCCATTCATTTTGACACAAAACGTAATCAAGTATTTGGTATTTGTGCACTACCGACCCTGCTTCCAAGAACAACGTTGGAATATTCCTCTGCTGCAGGAATTAATTTGCCGGAGAATGTGGTTCACTCATTAAATTTTAAGGAGGCTTTAAGGGTAGATGATAGGGTGGGAATGGTTACACCCCGTGTAGTTTGTATGATTATTAATGAGGCATATTATACTGTTCAGGAAGGTACTGCTAGCAGAAGTGATGTTGATTTGGGGATGAAGTTGGGCACTGCTTATCCTTTGGGTCCTTTTGAATGGGCAAAGAAAATAGGGGAATACAATGTCTATGCTTTGCTCAAAGCAGTTTATGAGGATACTATGGATGAGAGATATAAAATATGTAATCTGCTGAAAACCGAAGCATTAAAAGTGTCTTAGTGTGAAAAAGATTGGATTATTCTTTGGTTCGTTTAATCCCATTCATGTTGGACATCTCGCTATTGCAGAATATATGCTTCAAACGTTAAGTTTAGATTCAATTCTATTTATTGTTTCTCCTCAAAATCCCTTTAAATCATTAAAAGATTTGTGGTCAGAGCACAAGCGTTTTATGCTTGTTCAAAAAGCAGTTGAATATAATTCTAAATTTATTGCATCTGATATAGAGTTTAAATTGCCAAAACCCTCTTATACTTTTTTAACATTAGAGAAATTAAAGCAACGTTATCCGCAAGCGAAATTTTATATTATTATAGGTTCGGATAATTTAACCAGATTAATGGAGTGGAAACAAATTGATGAAATTTTACAACAGCATTCTATTGAAATATACCAACGTCCCGGGACAGAGAATCTTACTAGTCTCCATCCCAACATTCATATACATTCTACTCCAATGCTTTCGGTTTCTTCAACAGAAATTCGCAATTTGTTGGCAGCAGGTAAATCGGTAAAAGGATTAATGCCGGAGTCGATTTTGCATTTATTGCAATAAAAAAATCCTGCCCGAATATATCGAACAGGATTTGAAAAAATATAATTAGTATTCGTTAATCAACTAATACCCCAACTACTTCAGTTTCGCCTTTTGTGTTCTTACCCTCTATTAAAACACCACCTTTTTTATTCTGTAAAATAGCAATTGCATTGGTTACAGAGTAAACTTTGGTTTTGTCAATAGAAGTAATCACAAAGCCCTTGCTTAATTTCCCTGAAAATGCACCTTTTTTCACATCTACAACCTTTACACCATTGCTGATATTTAACCTGGCAAGTTCTTGTTTATCGATGTTTTCTAAAACCAAGCCTAATGCTTCATTCTTGTTTTGTGAGGCAAATACTTGCGGTTTATTATTACCATCCTTGTTAAGTAAGGTAGCGTACAATGTTTTGTTTTCACCATTTCTGTTAATCAAGAGTTCAATTTTATCACCTGGACGGTATTTGCCAATCTCTTCTTGTAGTGATGAGCTGGAATTGACTTCCTTCTTATTCACTTTAAGGATGATATCACCTGATTTAATACCGGCTTTTTGTGCAGCACTATTGTCAACGACATCATGAACATAAACACCTTTAAGTCCTTTAATATGTTCTTTCTCTGCAAGCTCACTTGTGATGTCTTGGATGGAAACACCAAGTAAACCTCTTTGTACTCCACCAAATTCTTTGATGTCATCTAAGACTTTCTTTGCCAAATTGATAGGTATTGCAAAACCATACCCAATAAAACTTCCGGTTTGAGAGGCTATTGCAGTGTTTATTCCGATGAGTTCTCCTTTAGTATTTACTAAAGCTCCACCACTATTGCCGGGGTTAATTGCCGCATCAGTTTGAATAAAATTTTCAATTGCATATTGATTGTTATTTGTTCTCAACAGATTGAGACTTCTACCTTTAGCAGAAACAATACCTGCAGTAACAGTAGAACTTAGGTTCATTGGGTTTCCAACGGCAATTACCCATTCGCCAACTTTCATTGAGTCTGAATTTCCGGTAGGCATAAAAGGAAGTTCTTTCTCATTAATTTTTAATAATGCCAAATCAGTCGTTGGGTCAGTGCCAACAAGGTCGGCTATATAAGTTCTTTTATCATTTAGAGTTACCTCAATTTTGTCTGCGTCCTGAACAACGTGATTATTTGTTGCTATATAGCCATCTGCAGTCAGAATGACACCTGAACCACTGGCTCCTTGCGGCCCTTGTGGCATATCAAACTTAAATCCATGTTCTCCAAAAAAATCAAAAAAATCAGGGAAGGGAGAAGCACCTCCGGGACCTTGCCTGTTTGCTTGGTTGGAAGTAATCGTAGTTTTTATATAAACTACACTAGGGGTGGCTAATTCTGCAGCTTGTACAAAGTCAATGCTGTTGCCGGTCTGGGCATCTCTCAATGCAGCAAACGCCATTGCGCGTTGTTCATTGTTGAGCTCAACTGCGCTACTACTGCTTGGTTTAGAAACATAAGTGTAAATACCAATGGCTACTAATCCACCAATGGTCCCTACTGCAAGTAAACTTAATATTTTTTTCATTGTCTTATTCTTTAATGTTGTTTGAACGCCCAAATTTATTCAAAAATTATTCCTTTATTAATTCGTTCGTGGGTAAAAACCAACCTTTTAAAATAATTTACCTTGATATTGCCATAACTGTTTCCTTGTTTACCTTTGTCGGTTAATTGGAATAAAATCTAAACTGCAATGCTTTTTGAAAAAAAAATCAGTGAAAAGAAATTGTTTGAGGAGTTGAAAGCGGGCAATGACAAAGCATTGATTCAGTTATATAATGACAATTATACTATGGTTCGAAATTACATCATGCGAAACAATGGGAAAACTGAGGACGTAGAAGATGTGTTGCAAGAAGCTGTTGTTGTAGTTTGGGAGAATGTGAGAAAAAAAGAATTTGAGTTGTCGTCCCTTTTGTCAACATATTTAATGGGTATTGTCAAAAATATGTGGCTGAAAAAATTAAGTAAAGCTGCAAGAATTGACTTTGATAACGATAAAGTAACCGCACTCAGGAAGGGCTATCACCAAGAGTTTGGCAATGAGAAGTTAAGGGTTGTTGGGCTAATGATGGACAGATTGGATGAAGGGTGTCGCCAGATTTTAACCCTCTTTTATTTCAAGGATTTGGAAACACAAAAGATTGCTGAGATTATGCAATTTGCAAATTCAGATGTGGTCAAAAGCAAGAAGTACCAGTGTTTTAAAAAACTTCAAGCATTGTTTGAAGAGAATTATAATAGTGCTGATTTCTTTGATTGAATATGGAGCTTACAGAAAAGGATATAGAATTGTTTGATAGGTACATTAAGGGAATATTGACCCAAGATGAATTAATTGCGTTTGAACAAAAACTGCAACAAGATGCAACGTTGAAACAGCATTTTGAGCTATATTCTACGCTGGTTTCAGGAATCCAATTCAAGGCAAGGGAAGAGTTGAAAAAGAAAATTGCTGCCGAAGGGGAAGTAAAATACATTCAGAATATTTGGGGCAAAAAAGGAACTATGGCTGCCGCTGCTGTTCTTGTTTTTTTTATCGGGCTGTATTTTGTTTTTGAAAGTAATCTGTTTAAACAGCAAAATAAAGCAACTGATTCCGAACAAAGTATTGCAATGCAAGATGATACTAAGCCGGCAAATAAGCCTTCCTTCAAGAAAACACACATAGAGAAACCTAATGCTGCCGAACAATCATCTGACTCAGTTTTAAACTCGGATTCATTTTCAACAGATGTTGCTGACACGACTGATTTTGCAATTGCTATGTTAGACGAAAAGTCTGTCCCTGCTGATGATGTAGAGGAAGATTCTTCTCCTGTTGATATTGCCGGTGGAGTGTCTGTTCGCAAAGAGGTGTATGCTGCACCTTCTGCTGCCAATGATGACTTTAAGGTTATGTCAGGGCAATTGCTGGTAGATTCTTTCTTTGCAGCATTGCGTATAGATGAAGAACAGTTTGTTTTAAATAATAAAATGGATGAAGAGGATTTGAGGTATGCAAATATTCACATTCAGTTCTGGAAGTCTCCATTAAACTCAAAGGTTTATTCTTTTGCCATAAAAAATGAAGTTCCAACATTAGCTATTTATGGGATAAACCCAACGGATGTAGGAAGGTCATTCTATAATGAAAACAAAGAGGTAATTTTAATAGTGAATAAACAAGCCTATAAATTTAGTATGAACAGAGGCGCTTTCCAGCCTCTATCAACGGTATCAGACCAACATTTACTCAACGCACTTATCCATTTCCATGAAGATTGATTTTGTTAAATACCAAGGTACCGGTAATGATTTTGTAATTATTGATAACCGTCTTAAACAATATTCAAAATTGCCGTTTAAGAAACTGTGTGACAGGCGTTTTGGGATAGGAGCGGATGGACTCATGTTGTTGGAACAAGTTACAGGATATGATTTTAAAATGGTTTACTATAATTCTGACGGCAATGAAAGTACAATGTGCGGAAATGGAGGTAGATGTTTGACAGCTTTTGCCCATAAACTTGGATTAGGAAAAAATGGAAGATTTCATTTTCTGGCTATTGATGGAGAACATCAAGCAATTGTTTTGCCTCATAATATTGTTTCACTCAAAATGAATGATGTTACATGTATCAAAAATGAAAAATCGGATTTTACCTTAGATACAGGTTCTCCTCATTATACTCGTTTTGTTAATGATGTTCAATCAATTGATTTGCTTAATGAAGCACGCGCAGTGCGTTATTCATCACCTTATTCTGAAAAAGGCATTAATGTGAATTTTATTCAAATACAAAACCACAACGAACTTGCTGTGCGTACATACGAGCGCGGTGTTGAAGACGAAACATTAAGTTGCGGTACGGGTGTAACTGCTTGTGCGATTGCGTATGCAGAGAAAAGTGGTTTGCCAAATGGTGCAAACGAAGTTCATATTCATACACCGGGAGGACAATTAATGGTTTCATTTCATAAAGCTGAAAATAAGTATGAAGAAATCTGGTTAACAGGTCCTGCCACTGAAGTATTCAGTGGTGTAATTGAAATATAAAATTTTAGATGCTTTTAAAGCAAGTATTAATTAGGGTTATTGAACTCCGGTATCTAAGATGGTAAACTCAACTCTTCTATTGAGTGCACGATTTTCTGCATTGGTGTTTTCAACTACAGGTTTGCTTTCTCCATATCCTTTTGCAACAATTCTATCAGCATTGATACCTTTTGATATTAGATACTCTCTCACGGCATTTGCTCTTCGCTCAGATAATTTCTGATTGTAACTGTCTGAACCAACATCATCAGTATGTCCTGAAATTTCAATTTTGATTTTGTTGTTTTTCTGTAATAGAATTACAAGTTTATCTAATTCGGTAAAGGATGCCGACAGTAATTCAGACTTGTCTGTCTCAAAGAATATATTGTTTAGACGTACTGTTGCGTCTTTCTCAATTGGAGTAAGCGCAAAGTCTTGCCTGATTTTGCCGAAATCCTTCAAATCAGTAGTATTTAAACTATGACTTTCCCCAATAAATCCATCTGCATTTGCATCAAAGGCATAATAAATTCCTTTGCGTAAAATAATTGAGTATTCACCCGTTTCAGCGTTTGAGAGAGCGGTACCAATTACTTGTCCTGAATAGATGTCATAATACTTGATTTCTGCTTGTATGGTTGCATTATTCTTTTTATTGGTTGTTACGCCATTGATAATAATAACAGGTTCTGGCATAATATCTTCCTCTACCGGAATAGTCGCAGGCGGAGGTGTAATTTGAACAAAGGTAATGCTGTCTTGTTCCGGAATACTGTCAGATTCAGGTATCTCAATGCTAGGCATTTCAATAGGTTTAGGTGGCTCTATATAAAGTTCAGAGGTGTAAATATTAGTATGTGTTTCATCCTCCCATCTCACAAAATAAAACCTGCCTGCACTGGCATCTATCACAAAACTATTCTCATGTTCAGAAGAGTTGATGGAGTTGCCTAAATTGACAGGTTCACTCCAATTTGTCCAAGTGTCATCTAAACGTTTGGTTACATAAATATCACCTTGGCCAAAACCGATTTTGCCGGAAGATGAAAAATAAAGAGTTTTGTTATCAGAAGCCAAATAGCAAGGAGTTTCGGTTCCTAAAGAGTTAATATCAAAGCCCATGTGTTTGAATGGAGACCAATTGCCGCGTTCGTCCTTAATCGAAACGTATAAGTCTTCTTTATATCTGTCTCCGCGATCACTTTTTTCTTTATAGCCAAGTATAATGATGTTGCCATCGTAACTCATCACATAGTCAATGAAAATGCCTCCATTCTTGTAATTTTTGATTGTCTCTTTATCATACTTCCATTTTGGCTTGCCAAAGATTGACTTGCCTAAATATGTCTTATAAAATTCAAATTTATTGAGCTTCATGTCAGAAACATAACCTATGTTGTTATCTTGACTAATTCCTATCAAACCGCAGGTTCTTGATTTTCCTTTAGGTAGATTAAATACGCTTGGTTCTACCTTAATAATTTGACGTTCACTACTGAGGTCTGCTCTATAAATCTGTTCATTTCTGTTTTCCATGTGTGAGAAATAGAGATAGTTGTTGTCAGCTGAAAGAATCAAGCCGGCCGGGTTTTTTTCTCCATTAATGTCATCATTTAACTTGGCAACATTCTCGGCAAATAGCTTTCTCTTAGGTAAGTTCACAACCGGATAATAGTCTGTGGTTGAATTTGTCAAGCATACTCCCCCAAATTGATTAACGCCATCAACTGCTGCGTAATCTACATAGAGCCAAACATCTGTAATGTTTGGAATGGTATCAAAATGATAGTATTTTACAGTATATTTTGCTTCGGTAGGTGTAGCCTTTCCTTCCCATACAACCTTTTTAATTGTTTTGCCTTTTCCTTTAGGTTTATATCCAATAACAACTTTTGAAATAGCTCCTGGATTAAAGGTCTCAGTTACTACAGCTTGACATGCATCAAAAGGTTCAAAGTAAAAGTGTAGCACAGCCGGCTTCTTACCCGGTTTTATTTTTTTACCTTCTTTGCGGTCTTGGTATGGTGTAATTGCATTTGTTCTGTATCCGTAAGTCCAAATTTTTGGCACTCCTCTGCCTTCATCGCTTCCTTCTACCATATAGGGCCAGCGCGTTTTCTGGGCAATTGCGTTGTTGTGTAATGTCAATATGCCTAATAGAGCAATAATAAAGGGTGTTAGTTTGATTTTCAATGAAACTTGTTTTTTTTCAGGCGTAAAAGTAATTAAATTTTGAATATTACAATATCTCTATCTCCTGTTCTGAAATAGTATTGAAGTAATCTATATATTTTATTAAGATAGATTGTAAAAGTTCTTGAATTTCATCTACATGATTGGATGAAACGAGTTGAGTCCTGATATTTTTAAAGTCAGGCAGCCCTTTAAAGTATCCGGCATAGTGTCTCCTCATTTCAACAATGCCTATATGTTCGCCTTTCCATTCAATATTTTTTTCAAAATGGATTTTACATGTTGCCACTCTTTCTTCAAGTGTAGGAGGGGGGAGCAGTTGCCCGTATTGAAGGAAATGTTTGATTTCTCTGAAAATCCAAGGGTATCCAATGGCTGCCCTTCCAATCATAATACCATCAACACAATATTTGTTTTTCATTTCTAAAGCTTTTTGTGGAGAATCAATATCTCCATTGCCGAAAATTGGAATATTTATTCTGGGATTTTCCTTTATTTTCCCAATCAGAGACCAATCAGCAGAGCCTTTGTATAATTGAACGCGAGTTCTGCCATGGATGGTGAGAGCTTGGATACCTACATCTTGCAACTGTTCAGCAACTGTTTCAATATTTTTTGTGTTGTCATCCCACCCTAAACGGGTTTTCACAGTAACGGGCAGGTGTGTAGCCTTTACCATTGCTTCTGTGATTGATTTCATCTTAGGGATATTTGTCAAGATGCCTGCACCTGCACCTTTGCAAACAACTTTTTTTACCGGACAGCCGTAATTTATGTCAATCAAATCAGGATTCGCTTGAGTTGCAATTTCACACGCTTCTTTCATGCTGTCAATTTCACCTCCAAAGAGTTGAATCCCAATTGGACGTTCATATTCAAAGATGTCGAGTTTTTGAGTGCTTTTAGCTGCATCTCGGATAAGCCCTTCTGATGAAATAAACTCTGTGTACATGAGGTCTGCACCGTTAATTTTGCACACATAGCGAAACGGAGGATCACTCACATCTTCCATCGGTGCTAATAGCAACGGAAAATCAGGCAGTTGTATATTGGCTATTTTTAGCAAATTTGCACAGCGTTATAAGTCACGGCAAATGTAAGTATTTATGCAATCTCAGTTTGACCCAAAACACAGAATTCAATATTCATCAAGGCTCTTGGTGTTAGTGGGGATTTTTATTTTGTGTAATTTTATGATTTTCCCACTTATTGGGTTCTCCGCAATTGCTTATGTTTATGAAATAGGGGTGATGGAGATTCCAAATGTCTTAGCCTCTCCGTCAGCATATTCCTATGGTGTGAATGTGATGTTATGGTTACAAATTATTACATCGTTTGGAGGATTTTTTGTGTCATCTTTTGTTTTCTTAAAATCATATAGTTACCCACCCTTTGAGTATTTGAAACTAAATAAAATGCCTGTCGTTAAAGCAATCTTACTCTGTTTGTTCATTATTGTTGCAAACATTGGTATAGTGAGTTTGTTAGGAGGGTTGAATTATCGCATTCCAATTCCTGAATTTGGCGGATTGCAAGAAATTGCTGCAAGGATGAATGAAAGAGCATCTGCAATGATGGAATCTATGCTGGTTATGAATGGATTGAGTGATTTGCTTATTCGTCTCTTTGTTATGGCATTATTGCCTGCATTTGTAGAGGAAGTTTTTTTTAGAGGCTTGCTTCAACGTTTTATAACAGAATGGTTTGGGTCTATTTGGACAGGTATCATAGTGAGTGCGCTCGTGTTTGCGTTATTCCATTTTAGGATAACCCAAATTCTTCCTATCTTCTTTGTTGGGTTGTTGTTTGGGTATATTTATTATCGAACAGGAAATTTGTATTATACAATATTGATGCATTTTGTACATAATGGCTCAATCGTTATTTTGACTTATTTAGTGAGAGATAAGGATGCGCAAGCATTTATGCAAGAGGACTATATTCCCGGATGGGAGTGGATTGTGCCATCAATTTTTGGACTTGTCATTGGAGTTTATTTTCTGTTGAAGCTTTTCCCTTTACAGCCTAATTCTAAAAATGTATTAAATCAAAATGGAGGTGATAATGAGTAACTTTATGACCCGTGCTATTACGGGAATTGTTTTTGTGCTTGTTGTACTGGGTGCGGTACTCTGGCGCATCGAAGCCTTTAAAGTGTTAATTATGTTAATCAGTGCAGTTAGTTTGTTTGAATTTTTAAGACTATACAAAGATCGAGATAATAGCGTGAACCCTTATTTCGGTGCAATATCCGGAGGGATTGTTTTGCTTTTGTATTCTTTCTTTAGATTAGAGATGAATGTTGCTGCTTTCTTCCTTCTTATCATTGTTCCATTATGTTTAGTCTTAAATCAATTGTTCACTTATAAAAAAGATATATTCTCCTCTGCCGGACTGTTGTTGGCAGGGAATTTTTATTTTGTATATCCTTTTGCAATGTTACTGACATTTTTAGAGAATTATAATGGAGATTATAAGCCCGAAATCTTTATATACTTACTTGTAATTGTTTGGTGTAATGACACTTTTGCGTATCTTGGAGGTAAGTTGCTTGGTAAGCATAAGCTCATGCCGAAGGTGTCGCCTAATAAGACTGTAGAGGGCTTTGTGTCGGGCTTGGTTTTCGCTGGGATAGCCTCATTCCTTATGTGTTATTTTGGTCTGTTTCAGGTACAAATCCCTTGGTATAAGCATATAATCATAGGTGTATTTTTTGGAACAGCGGCTACCATAGGCGATCTCATTCAGTCTTCTGTTAAGCGTATGGCGGGTGCAAAAGATAGCGGCAACATCTTCCCCGGTCATGGAGGAATGTGGGATAGGTTTGATGGTCTGATTGCTGTTGTCTGGGTTTATATTCTCAGTTCCCCATTTTTTATGTAGAAGAAATCGAAGGTTGTGCATTAGTACAATCATCTTTGGTACAAACGGTTATTTATATTTTCTATAAGTGTGAGTGTCTGTAGATTTAGTCATGCACTTTATGTTGTTGTTCAATCTCTAATATTAATCACGAAGAGCATGGAAAATCTACATTCTTTTTGATGTTTCTTTTTGGTGTTAATCTAATTATAACTGTTATGAACGTAAGGGTGCCAACTCCGAATATAGTCATTGATACTGATAGAACATGTGATAGGGTAAGTGTAAGCAGTGCGCCAATGCCATTGGTTAAATAATGTTAAATAATTAACAAGTCTGTTGCATCAATAGGCAACATAGTAAAAGTTGTTTTACAAAAGGTGCTTCAAAGATTCCAATGAGGTGATTTTGACTCAGGAAAATGCTACTATCTTTATTATTAGATTAAAATTGAAGAATAATTGCGCAGTACCTAAATTTGCTAAATCTTTGCGTACTTTACAAGCTGAATCATAACATGCTTTTACCATTCTTTAACGGGCTGCTGGAAGGGATTGTTATCTCCTTGTTGCTATTTGGTCCGGCATTCTTCAAATTGTTGAATGTCAGTATGCAGTCAGGAAGATTTAAAGGCTGGTGGTTGGCAACCGGTGTGCTGTTGAGTGATTTGGTGGTTGTGTTGTTATTAATTTATGGACTCTCGGGTTTGTTTGAAAATGTGCACTTTAAGCAATTTTATAGTCTGACAGCCGGTATTGCTATGGTTCTGTTAGGGTTGAAATATGTGAGAAGTTCTTATAGGATTTTCTTGAAATCATATAGAGAAAGGAGCAAAGGGAGTAAGAGTCTGTTAAGTGGCTTTGGGTTGAACTTGATTAACCCTTTTACTTTTGTACTTTGGTTTAATGTTTTAGGTGCAATCAGTTTAAAGTACAGTTCGGGAGAGCATTATAGAACTAATTTGATTTTAAATCTTTTGGGGATTCTATTAACTTTGTATTTGATGGATATCTTAAAAGTTGTAATGGCTGATTTTATTGGTAGGAAGATTGGACATCGTACTTTTTATCACCTCAATCGCTACTTTGGAGGTGTCTTTATAATCATTGGTTTAGTCTTTCTCTTTTTGTTCTTTAAATTATTATTTACATAATTGTAACTCAATCATGATGGCAACTTATGTAGATATTAATACACTTGTCAATGTAACTCTTGCACTTATTA
The sequence above is drawn from the Bacteroidia bacterium genome and encodes:
- a CDS encoding gliding motility lipoprotein GldD — translated: MNKELSYPPVLLLLLVGLMLVISACDTALSPRTKGYPRIYFPEKVYDIFDSAQCGYTFSKPTYAKMQKDPAYTDNQPCWYNLNFVPFNATLHISYHEYTTPQEYDSLYEDTHKLVYKHIIRADDIEEIEIGSKSDSISGMIFQLRGNTATNINFFLTDNSHRYFRGALYFNTQTEPDSIAPVYQFIQDDIYHIISTFKWK
- the apaG gene encoding Co2+/Mg2+ efflux protein ApaG; this translates as MEMTEKTTNDILVRVVAQYEPNMSVPHQNEFIFSYMITIENKSPFRVQLLRRKWNILDYITVNPIQRLVEGEGVVGETPVLEPEDVYTYTSFCRLNSTKGEMSGVYTFFNFSEYEEFEVEIPSFVIITPWVQN
- a CDS encoding RidA family protein; its protein translation is MTHKVITSPNAPAPIGPYSHARELNGLVFVSGQIPLNPATGKMVQDSIIAETEQVMQNLKAILTEAGLSFNEIIKTTIFITSMSTFQEVNKVYAGYFDGMFPARETVQVAALPAGARVEISCIAGR
- a CDS encoding 3-hydroxyacyl-CoA dehydrogenase family protein, with translation MNIAIIGTEKLCEELIIVISQGNNTRIFEIDKIPSNESFDILIDLDFDKDTHKHWQYLNKVNASVFLLGATFIQLSSIHFDTKRNQVFGICALPTLLPRTTLEYSSAAGINLPENVVHSLNFKEALRVDDRVGMVTPRVVCMIINEAYYTVQEGTASRSDVDLGMKLGTAYPLGPFEWAKKIGEYNVYALLKAVYEDTMDERYKICNLLKTEALKVS
- the nadD gene encoding nicotinate (nicotinamide) nucleotide adenylyltransferase — encoded protein: MKKIGLFFGSFNPIHVGHLAIAEYMLQTLSLDSILFIVSPQNPFKSLKDLWSEHKRFMLVQKAVEYNSKFIASDIEFKLPKPSYTFLTLEKLKQRYPQAKFYIIIGSDNLTRLMEWKQIDEILQQHSIEIYQRPGTENLTSLHPNIHIHSTPMLSVSSTEIRNLLAAGKSVKGLMPESILHLLQ
- a CDS encoding Do family serine endopeptidase; translated protein: MKKILSLLAVGTIGGLVAIGIYTYVSKPSSSSAVELNNEQRAMAFAALRDAQTGNSIDFVQAAELATPSVVYIKTTITSNQANRQGPGGASPFPDFFDFFGEHGFKFDMPQGPQGASGSGVILTADGYIATNNHVVQDADKIEVTLNDKRTYIADLVGTDPTTDLALLKINEKELPFMPTGNSDSMKVGEWVIAVGNPMNLSSTVTAGIVSAKGRSLNLLRTNNNQYAIENFIQTDAAINPGNSGGALVNTKGELIGINTAIASQTGSFIGYGFAIPINLAKKVLDDIKEFGGVQRGLLGVSIQDITSELAEKEHIKGLKGVYVHDVVDNSAAQKAGIKSGDIILKVNKKEVNSSSSLQEEIGKYRPGDKIELLINRNGENKTLYATLLNKDGNNKPQVFASQNKNEALGLVLENIDKQELARLNISNGVKVVDVKKGAFSGKLSKGFVITSIDKTKVYSVTNAIAILQNKKGGVLIEGKNTKGETEVVGVLVD
- a CDS encoding sigma-70 family RNA polymerase sigma factor codes for the protein MLFEKKISEKKLFEELKAGNDKALIQLYNDNYTMVRNYIMRNNGKTEDVEDVLQEAVVVVWENVRKKEFELSSLLSTYLMGIVKNMWLKKLSKAARIDFDNDKVTALRKGYHQEFGNEKLRVVGLMMDRLDEGCRQILTLFYFKDLETQKIAEIMQFANSDVVKSKKYQCFKKLQALFEENYNSADFFD
- the dapF gene encoding diaminopimelate epimerase; protein product: MKIDFVKYQGTGNDFVIIDNRLKQYSKLPFKKLCDRRFGIGADGLMLLEQVTGYDFKMVYYNSDGNESTMCGNGGRCLTAFAHKLGLGKNGRFHFLAIDGEHQAIVLPHNIVSLKMNDVTCIKNEKSDFTLDTGSPHYTRFVNDVQSIDLLNEARAVRYSSPYSEKGINVNFIQIQNHNELAVRTYERGVEDETLSCGTGVTACAIAYAEKSGLPNGANEVHIHTPGGQLMVSFHKAENKYEEIWLTGPATEVFSGVIEI
- a CDS encoding OmpA family protein — translated: MKIKLTPFIIALLGILTLHNNAIAQKTRWPYMVEGSDEGRGVPKIWTYGYRTNAITPYQDRKEGKKIKPGKKPAVLHFYFEPFDACQAVVTETFNPGAISKVVIGYKPKGKGKTIKKVVWEGKATPTEAKYTVKYYHFDTIPNITDVWLYVDYAAVDGVNQFGGVCLTNSTTDYYPVVNLPKRKLFAENVAKLNDDINGEKNPAGLILSADNNYLYFSHMENRNEQIYRADLSSERQIIKVEPSVFNLPKGKSRTCGLIGISQDNNIGYVSDMKLNKFEFYKTYLGKSIFGKPKWKYDKETIKNYKNGGIFIDYVMSYDGNIIILGYKEKSDRGDRYKEDLYVSIKDERGNWSPFKHMGFDINSLGTETPCYLASDNKTLYFSSSGKIGFGQGDIYVTKRLDDTWTNWSEPVNLGNSINSSEHENSFVIDASAGRFYFVRWEDETHTNIYTSELYIEPPKPIEMPSIEIPESDSIPEQDSITFVQITPPPATIPVEEDIMPEPVIIINGVTTNKKNNATIQAEIKYYDIYSGQVIGTALSNAETGEYSIILRKGIYYAFDANADGFIGESHSLNTTDLKDFGKIRQDFALTPIEKDATVRLNNIFFETDKSELLSASFTELDKLVILLQKNNKIKIEISGHTDDVGSDSYNQKLSERRANAVREYLISKGINADRIVAKGYGESKPVVENTNAENRALNRRVEFTILDTGVQ